One segment of Pseudanabaena sp. FACHB-2040 DNA contains the following:
- a CDS encoding GGDEF domain-containing protein has product MNDPEAWVAAERMLASYNLALEAQIAERTQALRQSEATQAIILNAIPDLLVRYSGDGICLSLMNSGEVFLLAPAEELVGKHLFEFLPSPMAEERLHFIRQALATGTMQIHEYQFEQAGVCRYEESRIVPSGENEVLIIVRDTTEQKQAENALKESRALYQSLTEVLPHCLYRTDVEGRLIFANPAFLKTLDRPIEDCLGKTAYDFYPPSLADKYTADNERVTTTGATLRTVEAHKTPAGQEEIYVQVIKSPVYGADRQITGVQGVFWDITDLKRTQDELNTQKQFLQQVIDNMPSATFVKDCQGRLIAVNQASASMHGKQPEEMIGKVETEFNPNVTPADLEHLFTLNQQVISQRITLQEELTITNVFGETRWYQTIVSPFVSPSGEVQGIIGNCIDITERKSVEADLQAANLKLERLATFDSLTKVANRRRFDDYLQQEWQRMAREGQPLSLILLDVDYFKIYNDFFGHQQGDVCLFKVAQALCRAVKRTADLVARYGGEEFTVILPNTRRAGAIVVAEAIQSEIASLQVPHPNSAVSPYVTASMGIASTMPSSDGSCDELLAAADAALYQAKRRGRDRYWVRIL; this is encoded by the coding sequence TTGAACGACCCTGAAGCTTGGGTTGCAGCGGAACGGATGCTGGCCAGCTACAACCTTGCCCTAGAAGCTCAAATAGCCGAGCGAACTCAGGCGCTGCGACAAAGTGAAGCAACTCAGGCCATTATCCTCAATGCCATTCCAGATCTGCTGGTTCGCTACTCTGGAGACGGAATTTGCCTCAGTCTGATGAATTCGGGCGAAGTCTTCCTGCTGGCCCCGGCTGAAGAATTGGTAGGCAAACATCTTTTTGAGTTCCTGCCCTCGCCGATGGCGGAAGAACGGCTGCACTTCATCCGTCAGGCCTTGGCTACAGGCACAATGCAGATTCATGAATACCAGTTTGAGCAGGCCGGTGTCTGCCGGTATGAAGAATCTAGAATTGTGCCGAGTGGTGAAAACGAAGTCCTAATCATCGTTCGAGACACAACGGAGCAAAAGCAGGCTGAAAATGCCCTTAAGGAGAGCCGTGCCCTCTACCAGTCTCTTACAGAAGTTTTGCCCCATTGCCTCTATCGAACCGATGTAGAAGGCCGCCTGATCTTTGCTAATCCGGCTTTTCTCAAAACTTTAGACAGGCCGATTGAAGATTGCTTAGGTAAGACCGCCTATGATTTTTACCCTCCCTCTTTAGCTGATAAATATACGGCCGACAACGAGCGTGTGACCACAACAGGCGCTACACTGCGCACGGTCGAAGCTCACAAAACGCCTGCTGGGCAAGAGGAGATCTATGTCCAGGTGATCAAGTCTCCTGTTTATGGAGCAGATCGTCAGATCACTGGCGTACAGGGAGTATTTTGGGACATTACTGACCTTAAACGCACCCAGGATGAACTCAATACCCAAAAGCAGTTTCTTCAGCAGGTGATTGACAACATGCCTAGCGCTACCTTTGTCAAGGACTGCCAGGGCCGCCTCATTGCCGTTAACCAAGCCAGTGCCTCCATGCACGGCAAGCAGCCAGAGGAGATGATCGGCAAAGTCGAAACCGAGTTTAATCCCAACGTGACCCCGGCTGATTTGGAGCACCTCTTCACCCTTAACCAGCAGGTCATCAGCCAGCGCATTACTCTTCAGGAAGAACTCACTATCACCAATGTCTTTGGAGAAACGCGCTGGTACCAAACCATCGTCAGTCCTTTTGTTTCCCCGAGCGGTGAGGTCCAGGGCATTATTGGTAACTGTATCGACATCACTGAGCGTAAATCGGTAGAGGCGGATCTGCAGGCGGCCAACCTGAAATTAGAACGGCTAGCGACCTTCGACAGTTTGACCAAAGTCGCTAACCGCAGACGCTTTGATGATTACCTACAGCAGGAATGGCAGCGCATGGCTCGAGAAGGGCAGCCCCTGTCTCTGATTTTGCTAGATGTAGACTATTTCAAAATCTACAACGACTTTTTCGGGCACCAGCAGGGAGATGTCTGCTTATTTAAGGTGGCCCAGGCGCTCTGTCGAGCGGTAAAGCGAACGGCAGATTTGGTTGCTCGCTATGGCGGCGAGGAGTTTACCGTGATTTTGCCGAACACCCGCCGAGCTGGCGCAATTGTGGTCGCAGAGGCTATCCAAAGCGAAATTGCCAGCCTGCAGGTTCCCCACCCTAACTCTGCTGTCAGCCCCTATGTGACAGCTAGTATGGGCATTGCCAGCACTATGCCCAGCAGTGATGGCTCCTGCGATGAACTGTTGGCGGCAGCTGATGCTGCTCTGTACCAGGCCAAGCGGCGGGGGCGCGATCGCTACTGGGTGAGAATTTTGTGA